From Ipomoea triloba cultivar NCNSP0323 chromosome 5, ASM357664v1, the proteins below share one genomic window:
- the LOC116020363 gene encoding uncharacterized protein LOC116020363: MGHYLNRKQNGVVGWGALKLDMTKAYDRMEWSFLRRMLLALGFADDWVNGEIIGQVSPTRGIRQGDPLSLYLFIICAEDDSLLFFKANAQEAGVIKQCLNKYEAMSGQAVNFHKSSVCFSRNTSVADRDEVAAVVGVNQAPNFGKYLGLPSFVGRNKKAVLSYIEDKIRHRIGSWNKRLLSRAGKEVLLKSVAQAMPTFSMSVFLLPESVCLSIERVMNRYWWGSGGDRGIHWKAWDRLCVPKKYGGLGFKELRAFNLAMLGK; this comes from the exons ATGGGACATTATTTGAATAGAAAGCAGAATGGGGTAGTTGGTTGGGGTGCCCTCAAGTTGGACATGACAAAGGCTTATGATCGTATGGAGTGGTCATTCCTTCGCAGGATGTTGTTGGCTCTGGGTTTTGCTGATGATTGG GTAAATGGTGAGATCATTGGGCAGGTCTCCCCGACTCGAGGAATTCGACAAGGAGATCCGCTCTCACTATATTTGTTCATCATTTGTGCAGAGG ATGATAGCCTCTTGTTCTTCAAAGCCAATGCTCAGGAAGCTGGGGTTATTAAGCAATGTTTGAACAAGTATGAGGCAATGTCGGGGCAGGCTGTTAATTTTCACAAATCTAGTGTGTGTTTTAGTAGGAATACGTCTGTGGCTGACAGGGACGAAGTGGCAGCGGTTGTGGGTGTTAATCAAGCCCCTAACTTTGGTAAATATCTGGGTCTGCCTTCCTTTGTAGGGAGAAATAAGAAGGCTGTTTTATCGTACATTGAGGATAAAATCCGACACAGGATTGGCTCATGGAATAAAAGGCTGCTTTCTCGGGCTGGTAAGGAGGTTCTCTTGAAAAGTGTGGCACAAGCTATGCCTACCTTTTCTATGAGTGTTTTCTTGCTCCCTGAGTCAGTCTGTCTGTCAATTGAAAGAGTCATGAATCGATATTGGTGGGGTTCAGGAGGTGATAGAGGCATTCATTGGAAGGCATGGGATCGTCTATGTGTCCCTAAAAAGTATGGTGGGTTGGGGTTTAAGGAGCTAAGGGCTTTTAACCTGGCAATGCTGGGCAAATAA
- the LOC116021288 gene encoding protein EPIDERMAL PATTERNING FACTOR 2 — MKAVPNPTFGLWTILLVTMVFLLLGTSQSLRPSHFTYQGNGLHKGDQTNNNNHLEDERKGELGMELYPTGSSLPDCSHACGPCFPCKRVMVSFKCSVAESCPIVYRCMCRGKYYHVPSN, encoded by the exons ATGAAGGCAGTGCCAAATCCTACATTTGGGTTGTGGACTATTTTGCTTGTTACAATGGTTTTTTTGCTTCTTGGCACTAGCCAAAGCCTAAGACCATCTCATT TTACCTACCAAGGGAATGGACTTCACAAGGGTGACcaaaccaacaacaacaaccacctAGAG GATGAAAGGAAAGGGGAGCTAGGGATGGAGCTATATCCAACAGGGTCAAGTCTCCCAGACTGTTCTCATGCGTGTGGGCCATGCTTCCCATGCAAGAGGGTGATGGTGAGCTTTAAGTGCTCAGTTGCAGAGTCTTGCCCCATTGTTTACAGATGCATGTGTAGAGGCAAATACTACCATGTCCCTTCCAACTGA